TTTTTACAATGAGTGCAAAATTTCCCTTTTGCTAGATACAGCTCATGGACATGGGAAAGACTATCCCCATTTGATAGTCTATTGCTTGTAAATTACGTACTTGTTACTTACATTGTATTCATAGGGGACCTGGAAGGATTGTGAAAGGCACACGACACAAGTGTTGAAAACTTAAAATTATCTGCTATGgctaaaaatgaaatgcttatatataaaaaaaattatcttttttgttaattattttacagtttaagAATGCGGAGGCACTGACACATTAGGTGCAGGTGTAAAGGATCAAGCGATACGGTTAAGAGGAAACAAACGGAAGGTGCTTTTCAAATGAAGCTTATTGGATTTTTGCAAAGGGTTTGTTCAAACCTCTTTCTGCTCCttgggaaagaaagagggaaggaagaatttGTGACCAGAGCAGCTCGATTCGTGTTGGACGCTTTACTGGGGTTTGCTTCCTCTGGCTCCCACATGTAGTCAGCTTGGAGGGACGCTCCGCAGCCGCTGTGTACAGCAAGGGCACAGCACAAATTAGGCTCCGAAAGACGCTGCATCCATTTAAAATTGCTGAGGAAATTCAGGAACTGAGTATAATTGCTCGGAGAGAAACACAAGCTACTGCGATCATGACATACATCACAGTTACCGAATTTTCCCAAAGTTAagagtaaattttaaaataaggaaagctAGACGTGCCTTACAAAGGCCAGCGACTCTGACGTCGGTTTATCTTTTAGTTAAGTATTTTCCGAAGAAACCCGGCTACCCCCTGCGGCTACCGCCGCTGCGGACGATGCTCCAGCGCCGGCAGCGGCGCAGTCAAACGGCGAACAGCGCCGACTGCGGGAGCCTCGGCGGGCGGCACCTGCTGGGGTTCCCCGGAGCACCAGGTCGGTCGGTGCGGACGTGGGGCGGCGCCGGGGCCGGCTGcagggggccgggccgggggcgggcAGCGCCCCGCTTGGCGGCGGGCGGCTCTGGCTCTCTCCGGCCGGCACGTGGTGCGGGCGGGGCGGTGGAGACCGGGAAGGGAAGCGGCGCCCGTGGGTGAGTGTGCCCTGGGGTAAGGGGCGGGCAGGGTCTTCCCGGCGTTTCCCTTCCGCTCTGCTGTCGCCCTCCGCCGCACCGCGGCCTCCATGGCGGCCGTCCGGCCGCATCGCCGCTTCCCTTGCCGGGTGCCGCCGCTCCCCAGGCCCCGTTGCGCGCCGGGCCCGCGTTGccgcccgccgcggggccgccggggcagggggaagcCCCGGGGGCCTCGCCTGAGCCGGCGGCGGGTGCGGCCCGGCCTGGGAGCCCGGTAGCTCCCCGGGAGCCGCTGTGGGGCGCGGGGTAATTTGGGCCGTCTCGGTCGGTCAGGGGGAGCGTGAAGCGCCCGCACGGCAGCGGGGCCCGGTCGCATCCTCCTCTGAGGCGCTGCGGGTCAGGCTCTCGTCTTCCTGAGACCGCTCGAAGGTTGTCAGGGCTGTCGCGGTGGTTACCCCGCCTGGGCACCGGCCCGCTGGCTGGGGAAGAAGGCTGAGGCCACctgtttttagaagaaaataaaaggagttATGCTTTCTGATCCCTATCAGCTGGGACTAGGTAATAGATCGGGGATCTTGTCggtgtatataaatatgtagAGGGAGGatgcaaagaagatggagccaggctatTTTCAGTGGCACCCCGTGCCAGGACAGGAGGCCGTGGGCGCAGATTGAAACACAGGAGggtccctctgaacatcaggaagcTCCAGATGTGCTGTGAGGGTGCCAAGCGCTGGCACAGCttgtccagagaggctgtggagcctccatccttggaaacatTCAAAAGCCACCTGGGCACAGTTTGGGGTAACGTGGCTccaggtggccctgcttgagcagggggttggcCTAGATGAcgtccagaggtcccttcccgCCTCAGCTGTGCTGTGATAATGAGCTCGTAACTTAAGTGAAACTAACGCACATTAAATTGCCATTACCTTAAGGAGGAAGAACTACTTGCTGTTTGTAACAGCCGTTATACCAAGCGGAGAACTGGTTGATATgttttgaagaaacaaaactgctttgCTACGCAGATCTAACTTTACATTAATACAAGTCAAATGAGTTTTGAACAGTAAAGCAGAGCAACAGAAGGTTTGTGGTGTAATTCCCATGCTTCTACATGATATTTTCAAACTGTGGTCCAGGGGCATGCTGGAGACTACATAACAAATGCAGTAAAAACTCCAGTGGGAGATTTTTGTCATTCATCCAGCAAATCCTGAAATCCCATTTTCTATGTCTTCCATTTTGTGCCGTGAAGTCTGGGTGAATTTTGGACAAAATGCTTGAAATAGTTGAAGTTGATAATAGAGAAAGTGCTATTATCTTGAAAAAAGAATAGCCCAGATAATGCAATGAACATTATTTTAGGACCATTATCATAGGAAGTGTTTgtaattatgcttttaaaacaatgtggcctgttttgttttgtttgggttggggatttttttgagcAGATATCGCTTAATCAtctaaaaatggttttaaagaagaagaaagaaattcaggTAGATGCGTTCCTTCTTGATCAGCAGCAGCTTGAAAAACTTCAGAGtaagtattttttcctgagctagtgtgtaatttctttttctgttagaagAATCTGTTTGAGTAGCTACTGAAATtgatcctctttttttttttcttgtttgttttatttctggtgtttttgttttgtggggtttgtgtgtgtttgttctcggtggtggttttttttttgtttgggtattttttgtAGTTTATTTTGTAATGACAGTGGCTTCTTACCTTGCAGAGTTAAAAGAATCGTTTAGAGCGCGGTGTCTTTGGTTTGAAAgatcttttcttgttttgtcaTTGTTGTGAAGGTGGTAGAAAGTCCTACTTGTGATCCCATTTGCAGACCTTTAATTCAGCGCTGCCTGAAGTAGTAGCCTTAATATGTGGGATAACACTGAATTTCAAAGAATCATGGAatgattgaggttggaagggatctctggaggtcatcttgaGTGTATTTTCCCagtctttgtattttctctagTTAACTTGACTTAAAGATACCgttcaaatgctgttttattttgcagtggggttttttgtttgatgaGAGAAACTTCCAGTGGTCTTTACTTTAACAAACCCAAACATGAGTAATACAAGATTTGAATACTAAAGTTACTATGAGGTACTCCTAttcagccctggtgaggccacaacCGGAGTGTGGCATCctgttctgggctccccagtacaagagaaacATGGAtgtactggagagagtccagcgaagGGTTGCTGAGATGGTGAAgagcctggagcatctctcttatgaggaaaggccgAGAGAGCTGGGACTAGTCAGCCAGGTGAAGAGAAGGCTCGAGGGCATCTTAACCAATGTGTAAAAATATCTGTTGAGAGGgtgtaaagaagacagagccaggctttttTCCATGGTGAACAGCGATGAGACAGGAGGCCGTGggtacaaactgaaacacaaaaggTTCCCTCCGAATATCAGGAAACACTTGTTTTAatgtgagggtgactgagcactggcacaggtttcccacGGAAGGTggggagtctccatccttggaggtatcTAGAAGCCATCTGGccatggtcctgggcagcctcttccagatGACTCTACTTGAGCAAgtgaggttggaccagatgaacttcagaggtcccttctgactTCAACCATACTGTGATTTTGTGAAACTGGTCTTCCTACTGAAGATAAGGCTTACCATTATGCTGCAGTGaaacttgatttttaattttttttcatttgttacaaaaaaaattgatgttAAGGTGTTGTGAGGTGACTTAAGGGATTGTGGCAGTAGGTTAActggaacaggaaaaaacctaaGAATTAAGCAGTGATTTCTTATAAATTATGTATTGATTATACTGCTTATTGTATTGCCTTTCTAAAAAGAGACTCTTCCACATGTAGGGTTTTCAAAGGTTGAAGAGGAAAACCTGGCATCTCTTCTTCTGCACTGCGCACAGCTGAACAATGGCATCCAGCAGATCCAGTGTATTAAACAAGTAAGACTTCACTGTTGTTAGTGTGGTTTTTGGTAACTGACAGTGTGTCATGTGCGCTGTTAATGGGAAATACGATTCTGAAATAAACTctataatgttttaaatattcctgGAAACAGGTAAAAAGCAGTTGTTACTGCTGCACCCGCATTAGGTAGAATTGTAGTTCTAGTACTTAAATGAGTAAGGGCTATGGTTACTGAAAATGATGGGAGGCAAGTGATACCAAGTTTCCtattttgtatgtatgtatttttggTATCAGAGGTGTTCTTGGAATGCTATTCAACACCTGAAGCTCAACAGGATGTGGTAAAGAGAGGACAATTTTGTACCATATACTTGGATGAGAGGGAATTCTGCCTGTCTTAATGATCAGGGTATATCCAGAGGTTTTGTTATCATGTGTTCTGTTGATTATAGATTATGCCATTGGTAAGCAAGATGGATCAAAACTCTGCATGTGATCCCATGGTTAAAGCTTGTTTGGATATTTTGGGAGAGACATACTTTGCACTGGGTGTGAAGAATCCCTTGAAAAAAGTATTAGCAAGGTAAAAAATTGAATagtaagccttttttttttttttttttaaatgctctccTTACGTACAAGTCAGTAATTTGTCATGCACTACAAATTGCTGTGATTTAATTACTGAAAACTTGTGGTACGAATATGTGAATATgtactggttttctttcttgcttagTTCAAAATCTTAATTACAAATAATACAATATATCATCGGATAAGTAACTTCAAAGTGAAGTATTATTTTGATCTGTTTCATAACTAGAAAGACAACATAGAGTGTAATTAGcagtttgaattttaaaattcaatattatagtagaaatttaaaatacttctgttagAAAATCTCAACTACGACAACGTAAAGAGAAGGCTGTTCACAGGAATCGTAACTAAACTGGCACTGGTTTCTCGTGCCTGTTTTTATTGCAAttagatttttctgttgtgaaattGCTGTTATATTTCTTTGGCTAATTTATTACAGCCTTAAGGTTTTTAAGATGCAATGGTTAGCTCTCTTCATTTCTATGTCTGAAAGCATTTGTTGTCCCACTGAGAGATGCGGGGCTTCCATCCTGTATTTGGTTGCACGACAGAGCTTTACACCCCTTTGACAGGTTTTCTAGCTGCAAAATTCGAAcgtgtgtatttttaaaacagaatatgtTTTCATGCAGGAAGAAATGTCTGTCTGTTACTGGAGTTTTAGCTGACATTGACTTTATTCAAGTGCATATTTAACACCTCAGCGTGAGCCAACTGATCGTGCTGTTTCTTACTGTTGCAGTTCACTGAATGGTCTTCCTGAACAGTTTATGACGTTAGCTATACAAAGCTTTGTAAGCTGCCTTAGGGAAGAACTGAAAACCACTGACGTATATTTGTACAGAAAAGTACTGGACAACCTTGCTTCCTGTATGGAGGACTTCAGCTTAGGTACGATGACATTGAATATTCTGTTTTAACTTGCTCAATATTGGTTTGCGTCTTGGTGCGGAGCCTAATAGTAATGTTTACATCTTTATCCATATAAAATAGATAGTATTGCCTGGTATTCACtagttaaaatgtattttctttcttctaggTAGAGCAAGCGTTAAGAACCTGTTTGAAGAAGGTAAAGTTATATATATAGCAAAATGAGTTTCACTGTAGATAATTGGGGGAAGGGTTTTGTATGGAGAAGTAACATGAGGTAGGCATAAAGATCTATTGGATCCCATTTCCTCTGGgttaatttttaataactaGTACTCCCTCACATGGTACTTTTTTGTCAAAGACTTCCCCTTTTGTACCTTTAATTTCCAGGGgtcaattttgcttttttgagcAGCCCTAGATATAAATCTCAAAAGGTACCAGTGagtgatttttaaagaagtggGGGAATTGATGCAACCTTACGTGAAGTATTCACTGTCCTGTGCCTCATGATGAAGTTGGAACACTGGGCTGTAACAGCCAGTTTTGACTATAGCAAGCCCAGGCGCGCTGTGGCAAGAGTTTTGTTTGGCAATGATTTGGCAGATGTCTGATCCATTGGTAACGTGGGATAACTTGACATATTGTGCCCTCAGCATGCAGATAGAGTTCGCAGCTTCTGTGGACGTTTTATTGCTGCTCTGTCTTTAGCTCTTGGTAATTTCAACTTTTCATTGAGGAACCAGAACTCTCGCTACCTCGCAGGGTTAGGCCAGGTGGGTCAGAAACTCTTGTTTTGTACCAGGTTGTTACAAACCAGCTTGAGATTTTGCTTTAGCATGGCATCTTTGGATCTGCACTGTAATTTCAGTTTGATTTGTTTATGGAGCGGAAGAAATACCACTGTATGGATAACTGTTCATTGGGTCTGGGTGTGATGTGTGTGCGTGATTGCTTTACTGGAAttcctctcttctgtttctcttttaaataaattcatacCATAATTATTTTCACTAGTTCTTCAGTTTCTGCAGAAGTCGCTACTTGAcatacaggaagaaaacaggcaaGTGAATTCaatataaactgtattttatctgtttttatttcactcttGCAAGATAGTCTGGTATGGTTTGGAATATCACTTTGATAGCTGTACATTGATGAAAGATGGGAATGTCACTTTACAATgacacatattttaaataaaaatagctgctgATGAATTTCTTATGTGACAATATGATGATGTAAAAtgagaggaaagcaaaaaaataaaggtggtAATGTGTAAGGCACTGATACTGTTTTAGAGCTACTACTTTTAAGGGAGGCCTTTGAGTTGTGGTTTTGCTATCTGAATTGTGCCTGAACACTGTAATTAAAAGATACACTTACTAAAATTCAGGTGGAGTAatacttttctgctttccatgaGTGTTTAATTCAGCACTGATAATCTGTTTCATCTGTCACAGCAGTTGTCATTTAATATCCTGATGTTTTCCAGCATTGCATAAAGCGAAGCCTCTTCACTGTGGTGTCTCATCGTGTACCCAGAGGAGAGGGGTGCTTAATTGAATGTTTTGTACACTAAAAATTTATATGTTGTCTGTCTTCATGTTAGAGGAAGGTCGAATCATATAAATATACTTTGTGCATGGAGGAACTgcttgaaaaatgagaaaggagcAGCGCTGTGTTCTGTTGGTCTTTCTGGAAAGTTTCTGGAAAAGTTCAGCTCTGCTCAGGCAGAATCAAATGACTGAAAGTTTGTCACAGGAACCTGCAGAAACTGCAGTAGAATTTGTCATTATGTTTgttaacttcattttaaaaagctgcccTTGTTTTCCTATGGTTAATGTATCTATTCAACTCAATATGTTAGTTTTTACCATTAATTCTATCTGAAGTTGGCAGAACATTGTTTTCTGGGGATGGTGAAGAatggttttcatttcctttttgtgtgcatgtctgtcttttttctttcccagaaagaaTCATGGAAATCGTATTGTTCAGAGTCAGTTGATGCACGATTTACTGATAGCCATTAAAGTTTCAATGATGCTTGTACAGAAATTACAAGAAAATATCCAGGGAAATTTGTGGAGACACCATGAGTCTTTTGTTTGGCAAAGTATGTGTAGTTTACTGAAAAGCTCCACAAACTTCCTGATGGATGGTAAGTCTAGTAACATTGAAACCCAAATATTTTGCTTGTCAGTCCTCTTGTCTTTGTAGTAAACACAACTCGTACCTATAACAACTTGGTTTAGCTTGAATGGAAATTGAACTGCTGAGATTAATGGGAGTGGGAGCAGTAGTAGGCCTTTTGGTGAGCTATGATTTGTAGATCATAATTTTGGATTGTACAGTTTAACTTGTCTTGCTACAAAAACCCAGGGCAAATGCTATTACTAATAATTTAGAAACtaacagaaatacttttgaGACTCACCAAATGTCTGTGCCTGCCAAAAATATACGTATCGGTATGAATTATGCTGTTGGAACTAGTTATTGGTGaactataattttatttaaattctactgtacaaaaatatctgtataAGAAGTAATATAAATGTCCATAGGCTCTACCACGGTACTTCTTTTCTTACTGGGCAGTTCTATATTTTCTATCTGTTAAAACATAGTAATAGTTTCCTATTACACTGGCGTATAAATTTGTTAATACTTGCTATCCAGGTGGACACTACAGATTTGTGATTCTACAACTACAAGTAGTCTAGGAAAATTCAATACCATCTTTATAATTTTGATACATAGTACTAGCACACAATGTTTGCTGCGCTCTAATGTAAAATATCTTTCTCTGCCATGTAGAAACTCTCCTGCAAACTGTTCAGACTACCTCAGGACTAGCCGTTATTCTGTTTACTAAAGCTATGTATGAGCCAGTTGAAGAACTACCTTCCTTGGTGAGTGTATTTCTTCACTAACGACTGTGAAATGTCATGGTGTCGTTATTCAGTGCTACCAGTGTTGTTCAGAGACTTTGCTGATAACGCGTAGCAGGACCTGCCAACCTCCGTATCAATCTTTTACTGGAGTGTAAATCCTTTATTCTCTCCTTGGTGTATGAAATAATAAGACTAGGTTTTtgaatttgagaaaaacaaTGTACAAGAAATCTCTTCAGATCTTCTGAGATTTGCAGTTATGCACAGAACAGCTTTCCTCCTGTGCTGAGATACTGTAACGGGTGTTATTTTGCTATTACAGGTCAGTGACTTGCTTCTTGGGTTGATGAAACACGCAGGCGTGCCAGCATGGTTTGTGAGTAGCTGTGGGACTCTGTGTACGGGAGAACTCCCTGACTCGgtccttctctttctttgccaTGGAGCACTGGCTATGCTGGAATGGAAGAATGGCAGCATGGGTGAAAATGGAGAGAAGCTGTTATTAGATATCGTATCAGTCTTGTTGTCTCTGAGTTCAGAGTAAGCCTGTGTTTTGATTCGTATTGTTTCTTGTTTGGGGCGGGGACAGCCTTGATCTTCTTAGTTATATTTTTGCACGGCTCATATGCTTCTGGTGGAATAACTCTTTGATGTTTTCAGTGTGATAATATTAGTTTCTGCCACGTATTGCGTCacctttttatatatattcagaATAACTCtaagtttgaaaaatattatatcTTGATATTGCATAGGTAGGTCTAAGTTACAATTTTGTCTTGCatgctaaaatgaaattttgtttttcccatttaaGTGAAATTAGTTTACCAACTACCTGATATTAAGGTATGGCAAAATCAGTTGTTATGTCGACagataaactttattttcaggaCGTCACCTCCTCTGCTATTAaaagtacagaagaaaacaaggtgTGCCAATGAGTGGAATACTTGAAGTaagatgaattttaattttttttttctgcttgcaagTGTCGACTACTTGCATCTAATGGACTACTAGCACTATTGGATAGGAGATTAAAACGTATATTCAGTTCAACCTTTGTTTCTGCCTTGGAGGTCAgttttgtgattttgtttttGCACACATGGTACTCAGTTTTCAATGGGTTTATATGGCAATCAaaaattttccatattttcaagattttcagTAAGCATGCAATACCATAATGCTGCTCAAATATTAGCatgtggattttaatttttatttttgtttttaaaatagcaagtGTAGGGGCTTGTCAGGTTTCTTTTCCGCATATGTAGGGCTTTATCTGTGACCAGGTAACAGCATGTCAGGTGACTGAGCATACGCTTTGCAACATCCAATTCATCACCTCCTTTTTGCATTGATTCCTTTTCTTCAATGAATGGTTAGTGCCTCATTACCTGTTTTGGTGTGAGGTAAACTAATGtgatgaataattttttttttttttttttaatcacaaatgcaaataatgaactttttattctttttaaaaggttaaaggAATCCAGTATGGCAACGTCTTTGTCTAGAATCTTTGCTATTTGGACTAGTTCAGCACTAGCTGCCCTCATTTCAGGCTCCCCAGATCTAAAAATCAAACTTAACGGGAATTCGGACATAATTGGGAAGCTGCTGGAA
The DNA window shown above is from Grus americana isolate bGruAme1 chromosome 3, bGruAme1.mat, whole genome shotgun sequence and carries:
- the LOC129204559 gene encoding basic salivary proline-rich protein 3-like, with translation MNDKNLPLEFLLHLLCSLQHAPGPQFENIMWPQPSSPASGPVPRRGNHRDSPDNLRAVSGRREPDPQRLRGGCDRAPLPCGRFTLPLTDRDGPNYPAPHSGSRGATGLPGRAAPAAGSGEAPGASPCPGGPAAGGNAGPARNGAWGAAAPGKGSGDAAGRPPWRPRCGGGRQQSGRETPGRPCPPLTPGHTHPRAPLPFPVSTAPPAPRAGRREPEPPAAKRGAARPRPGPLQPAPAPPHVRTDRPGAPGNPSRCRPPRLPQSALFAV